The Rhodocytophaga rosea genome has a segment encoding these proteins:
- a CDS encoding META domain-containing protein, protein MMKSFYLIIVMVWVFFSCTREENLSTLSGTWKLTAYQQIETGAIDTEPSNLERSIEIQFSDNGSTGTISGHTVTNQISGKYALQAGNQINVESFGGTKVAEPAWGNRFWTAIYQAGIYQVNSTKLVITNKLHTEKMIFQRK, encoded by the coding sequence ATGATGAAAAGCTTCTACCTAATCATAGTAATGGTATGGGTATTCTTTTCCTGTACCAGGGAAGAAAATCTTTCCACCCTCAGCGGCACCTGGAAACTTACCGCCTACCAACAAATAGAGACCGGAGCAATAGATACGGAACCTTCCAATCTGGAGCGGTCTATTGAAATTCAATTTTCAGATAATGGATCAACAGGAACCATTTCTGGTCATACGGTTACGAACCAGATATCTGGGAAATATGCCTTACAGGCTGGCAACCAGATCAATGTAGAATCATTTGGTGGAACAAAGGTCGCAGAGCCAGCATGGGGCAACCGGTTCTGGACTGCCATCTATCAGGCCGGAATATATCAGGTCAATTCAACAAAGTTAGTGATCACTAACAAGCTGCATACGGAAAAAATGATCTTTCAGAGAAAGTAA
- a CDS encoding TonB-dependent receptor yields MKILYSIALLFICFPVFSQTRYTISGYVSERGSRELLIGVNVYQPGTSVGTVTNNYGFYSITLPATDTLTLAFSYVGYQPELRKIALNRNVELNIELLSDIQLKEVEVVAKRQERISESPQMSVVEVPVAQIKDIPALLGEKDVLKVLQLMPGVQKGSEGNSGLYVRGGGPDQNLIILDDAVVYNAYHLFGFFSLFNGDALKSVELTKGGFPARFGGRLSSVVEMNMKEGNKEKLHGEGGIGLISSRLTLEGPLKKEKSSFLISGRRTYADALIRPFMPKDEKGGYYFYDLNTKVNYDFGRKNKLYLSGYFGQDRFFYRSKYDGGTEKAGFNWGNATGTLRWNHLFSERLFANTSLIFSNYRFNIYSQEKDRDGAEYNLDYFSGIRDIGFKYDLDFFPNPKHAFKAGVLSTYHRFTPSAIVLKDSDVNEFKREIDAIHVVESGVYVEDLYKPIPQLRINAGFRLSHFAAKHKQYLRPEPRLSASYGLRNDLSVKASYAVMNQYVHLISNTGIGLPTDLWVPTTSRIAPQQSQQVAAGLAKDFTEQGLTLTLEGYYKKSKNILGYKEGASFLLIEDGPEGANEVSWENNVTAGKGWSYGVEFLLQKKIGRFSGWAGYTLSWTQLQFDSLNFGKKYYARYDRRHDISLVGIYELTPKITISGTWVYGTGNAITLPLGEYFAYEHRPGRGGSFALASQNDYGPKNSSRMAAYHRLDFGIQFHKKKRWGERTWEISLYNAYSRKNPFFYFIDYKYDDKTQTQEGILKQITLFPIIPSFSYSFKF; encoded by the coding sequence ATGAAAATTTTGTATTCGATTGCCTTGCTATTTATTTGTTTTCCTGTTTTTTCCCAAACCAGATACACCATCAGCGGCTATGTTTCGGAGCGAGGCAGCCGGGAATTGCTGATTGGTGTAAATGTATACCAGCCGGGCACTTCTGTTGGCACCGTTACCAATAATTATGGTTTTTATTCCATTACTTTACCAGCAACCGATACCCTTACCCTTGCTTTTTCTTATGTAGGTTACCAGCCGGAACTGCGCAAAATCGCACTGAACCGGAATGTAGAACTCAACATAGAATTACTATCCGATATTCAGCTAAAAGAAGTGGAAGTAGTGGCCAAACGGCAGGAACGTATCAGCGAATCGCCGCAGATGAGTGTGGTAGAAGTGCCGGTAGCTCAAATCAAAGATATTCCGGCTTTACTGGGTGAGAAAGATGTACTGAAAGTGCTGCAACTGATGCCAGGTGTACAAAAAGGCAGTGAAGGCAACAGCGGCTTATATGTACGTGGTGGCGGTCCGGATCAGAACCTGATTATTCTGGACGATGCCGTGGTATACAATGCCTATCATTTGTTCGGCTTTTTTTCTTTATTCAATGGCGATGCCTTAAAAAGTGTGGAACTCACCAAAGGAGGTTTTCCGGCCCGTTTCGGAGGCAGGCTTTCGTCGGTGGTAGAAATGAATATGAAAGAAGGTAACAAGGAGAAACTGCATGGAGAAGGCGGAATAGGATTAATTTCATCCAGGCTTACCCTGGAAGGACCCTTAAAGAAGGAGAAATCTTCCTTTCTGATCTCCGGCCGCAGAACCTATGCTGATGCGCTGATCCGGCCGTTTATGCCTAAGGATGAAAAAGGCGGATATTATTTTTATGACTTGAATACGAAAGTAAATTATGATTTTGGCAGGAAAAATAAGCTCTATCTCAGTGGTTATTTCGGACAGGACCGTTTCTTTTACCGCTCTAAATACGATGGAGGTACTGAAAAAGCCGGGTTTAACTGGGGAAACGCCACTGGTACCTTGCGTTGGAATCATTTGTTCAGCGAACGTTTGTTTGCAAATACATCATTAATCTTCAGTAATTACCGGTTTAATATCTATTCCCAGGAAAAAGACCGGGATGGGGCTGAATATAACCTGGATTATTTCTCCGGCATCCGGGACATTGGCTTTAAATACGACCTCGACTTTTTTCCAAATCCTAAGCACGCCTTTAAAGCAGGTGTGCTCAGCACCTATCACCGGTTTACGCCGAGTGCCATTGTGCTGAAAGATTCCGATGTAAATGAATTTAAGCGGGAAATAGACGCCATTCATGTAGTGGAATCTGGTGTGTATGTGGAGGATTTATATAAACCTATTCCGCAGCTACGTATCAACGCTGGTTTTCGCCTGAGCCATTTTGCAGCCAAACACAAGCAATATTTGCGTCCAGAGCCCCGTTTGTCAGCTTCTTATGGCCTGCGTAACGATCTGTCGGTGAAAGCTTCATATGCCGTGATGAACCAATATGTACACCTGATCTCTAATACAGGTATAGGCCTGCCAACTGATCTGTGGGTGCCTACAACCTCCCGCATTGCCCCACAGCAATCGCAACAGGTAGCAGCCGGATTAGCCAAAGACTTTACAGAACAGGGCTTAACGTTAACTCTGGAAGGATACTACAAGAAATCTAAGAATATTCTGGGCTATAAAGAAGGCGCCAGCTTTCTGTTAATTGAAGATGGCCCGGAAGGAGCCAATGAAGTAAGCTGGGAAAATAACGTAACAGCTGGCAAAGGCTGGTCGTATGGGGTAGAATTCCTGTTACAAAAGAAAATAGGCCGTTTCTCCGGGTGGGCAGGCTATACGCTTTCCTGGACACAATTGCAGTTTGATTCTCTGAACTTTGGCAAAAAATATTATGCCCGTTACGACCGCCGCCACGATATTTCTCTGGTAGGAATTTATGAACTGACTCCTAAAATTACAATATCAGGAACCTGGGTATATGGCACCGGCAATGCCATTACACTTCCTCTCGGTGAATATTTCGCCTATGAACATCGTCCTGGCCGGGGTGGCTCCTTTGCTCTGGCATCACAAAATGATTATGGACCAAAAAATAGCTCTCGTATGGCCGCCTATCACCGCTTAGATTTCGGCATTCAGTTTCACAAGAAAAAAAGATGGGGAGAACGTACCTGGGAGATTAGTTTGTATAATGCCTATAGCCGCAAAAATCCTTTCTTCTATTTTATCGATTACAAATACGACGATAAAACACAGACACAGGAAGGAATTCTAAAACAGATCACGCTATTCCCGATTATACCTTCTTTCAGTTATTCTTTCAAATTTTAA
- a CDS encoding DUF4249 domain-containing protein has protein sequence MACEKEVSNIKIPQSPPKLVIAAFISPQDTILQVSVGKSLPVLGKGNLSFENIRDAVVVMSDGTNSVTLSLIEGRSGYTTDASNLPIIPGQTYFLTVSNSEGMQATASCTVPITQNNTLEIISDSTENESGGKEYFMQLKWKDTPGEINYYRVFAETQTAYLFPNDGSGGGNVTTRYEDIYWDGTQFYSDSRLDGAAFSSSKGSLYSLGYIGKDPNVYSATLHGYLFNTDEPYYRYHQSVRNNSNENPFAEPTPIYSNVSGGLGVFAAYNRSTVSVRLK, from the coding sequence ATGGCTTGTGAGAAAGAAGTAAGCAATATAAAAATACCTCAGTCGCCACCAAAACTGGTCATTGCTGCGTTTATCTCTCCTCAGGATACTATTCTCCAGGTATCTGTTGGAAAATCGCTGCCAGTACTGGGAAAAGGCAATCTGTCATTTGAAAATATCAGAGATGCTGTAGTAGTCATGTCGGATGGAACAAATTCTGTTACACTGTCTCTTATAGAAGGGCGAAGTGGATATACAACGGATGCCTCAAATTTACCTATTATTCCTGGTCAAACTTATTTCCTTACAGTGAGCAATTCCGAAGGAATGCAGGCTACTGCTTCCTGTACCGTGCCAATTACTCAGAATAATACGCTTGAGATAATAAGTGATTCTACAGAAAATGAGTCTGGTGGGAAGGAATATTTTATGCAATTAAAATGGAAGGATACGCCAGGAGAAATAAATTATTACCGGGTATTTGCCGAAACTCAAACTGCATATCTTTTTCCAAATGATGGCAGTGGTGGAGGAAATGTGACAACCAGGTATGAAGATATTTACTGGGATGGAACACAATTTTATAGTGACAGCCGCCTGGATGGAGCAGCATTTTCTTCTTCCAAAGGTAGTTTATACAGTCTTGGTTATATAGGGAAGGACCCTAACGTGTATTCAGCCACATTACATGGCTATTTGTTCAATACCGACGAGCCTTATTACCGCTATCATCAGTCGGTACGGAATAATAGCAATGAGAATCCTTTTGCGGAACCTACGCCTATTTATTCTAATGTGAGCGGTGGCTTAGGAGTTTTTGCTGCCTATAACCGGAGTACTGTAAGTGTCAGGTTGAAATAA
- a CDS encoding pyridoxamine 5'-phosphate oxidase family protein — MITSDALSFPAIEEDIWRFLTAGSKHPKEAFYTGTLGTQSASGIELRMVVLREVNVDEKKTICYSDKRAGKVAEIQKNPLVSWLFWDSEKRIQLRLSGTATVEINNQFTDTHWANTTPSNRRSYMAIPAPGSFLDHPASGLPSELDTREPTLEESERGKMNFAVIVSTIHQIDWLHLGSKGHHRAIFNYENGVLAKFSWIVP, encoded by the coding sequence ATGATTACTTCTGATGCACTCTCGTTTCCTGCTATTGAAGAAGATATATGGCGTTTTCTAACAGCCGGAAGCAAACATCCTAAAGAAGCATTTTATACCGGAACACTGGGTACGCAATCAGCAAGTGGCATTGAACTCAGAATGGTGGTATTACGGGAAGTAAATGTAGACGAAAAAAAAACCATTTGTTATTCAGATAAAAGAGCGGGTAAAGTAGCCGAAATACAAAAAAATCCTTTGGTAAGCTGGTTATTCTGGGATTCTGAAAAACGGATTCAACTCAGGCTTTCAGGTACAGCTACTGTAGAGATAAACAATCAGTTTACGGATACACACTGGGCCAATACCACTCCCAGTAACCGGAGAAGTTATATGGCTATTCCGGCTCCAGGCAGTTTCTTAGATCATCCGGCTTCCGGATTGCCCTCAGAACTGGATACCAGAGAACCTACCTTAGAAGAGAGTGAGAGAGGAAAAATGAATTTCGCTGTGATTGTAAGCACGATTCATCAGATTGACTGGCTGCATTTAGGTAGTAAAGGCCATCATAGGGCTATATTTAACTATGAGAATGGTGTTCTAGCAAAATTTTCGTGGATAGTGCCCTAA
- a CDS encoding RtcB family protein → MSKKLNNNELKAIGFYDVDLLKSGGKLAKGLLKQKLYTKDEILATFAQLIENPAQYVDDEVFGALAAAIQIKQPFIQAKKKQANEFTLKPQSPAYKVYGAKQIEAGALQQMDTAMRLPVSLAGALMPDAHHGYGLPIGGVLATTSNTVIPFAVGVDIACRMCMSVFDIDASFLEQKGNMLKSYLLENTLFGLDTKANHPLPDDVFDLPEWKATDVIRSLRYKAEAQIGTSGTGNHFVEWGIIEISMESPELKLPAGKYLTLLSHSGSRGFGANIANHYSKLAIERTKLPKEAQHLAWLDLDSEEGQEYWIAMNLAGEYASANHHQIHRKMAKVLNVKPAIIVENHHNFAWKETLSDGTPVIVHRKGATPAGKGVLGIIPGSSAQPGFVIKGKGDPVSINSASHGAGRLMSRTKALNSLNKQDVKKMLADKGVTMIGGDLDEAPMVYKDIHQVIEAQQDLVEVLGKFTPKIVRMADPDRRKGSRED, encoded by the coding sequence ATGTCTAAGAAATTAAATAATAACGAATTAAAAGCCATTGGCTTTTATGATGTAGATCTGCTGAAAAGCGGAGGTAAATTAGCCAAGGGTTTGCTCAAGCAGAAATTATACACGAAAGATGAAATCCTGGCCACCTTTGCCCAACTGATAGAGAACCCGGCCCAATATGTAGATGACGAAGTGTTTGGTGCCTTGGCGGCAGCTATACAGATAAAACAGCCATTCATACAAGCAAAGAAGAAGCAGGCTAATGAATTTACTTTAAAACCCCAATCTCCGGCATATAAAGTATATGGAGCCAAACAAATAGAAGCTGGTGCTTTGCAACAAATGGATACCGCTATGCGCTTACCAGTTTCATTGGCAGGTGCGCTCATGCCAGATGCGCATCATGGCTATGGATTGCCTATTGGTGGTGTATTAGCCACTACCAGCAATACGGTGATTCCCTTTGCTGTAGGCGTAGATATTGCCTGCCGCATGTGTATGTCGGTATTTGATATAGATGCCAGTTTTCTGGAGCAGAAAGGAAATATGCTGAAGAGTTATTTGCTGGAAAACACCCTATTTGGACTTGATACCAAAGCCAATCATCCTTTGCCTGATGATGTATTCGACCTGCCGGAATGGAAAGCCACTGATGTAATCCGAAGCTTGCGATATAAGGCCGAAGCACAAATAGGCACTTCTGGTACCGGGAATCATTTTGTAGAATGGGGTATTATAGAGATCAGCATGGAAAGTCCAGAACTGAAACTACCGGCCGGAAAGTATCTTACTTTGTTATCACATTCCGGGTCAAGGGGTTTTGGGGCGAATATTGCCAATCATTACTCAAAACTAGCCATAGAACGCACCAAATTACCTAAAGAAGCGCAGCATCTGGCATGGCTGGATCTGGATTCGGAAGAAGGACAGGAATACTGGATCGCCATGAACTTAGCCGGAGAATATGCATCAGCTAATCATCACCAGATTCACCGGAAAATGGCGAAGGTACTCAATGTAAAACCGGCGATTATCGTTGAGAATCATCATAATTTTGCCTGGAAAGAAACCTTATCTGATGGTACGCCGGTAATTGTGCACCGCAAAGGCGCTACACCTGCCGGAAAAGGAGTACTGGGAATTATTCCCGGTTCATCGGCACAACCAGGATTTGTGATCAAAGGAAAAGGAGATCCGGTTTCTATTAACTCTGCTTCGCATGGTGCCGGGCGTTTGATGTCGCGCACCAAAGCACTAAATAGCCTCAATAAGCAGGATGTAAAGAAAATGCTGGCAGACAAAGGCGTAACCATGATCGGGGGTGACCTGGACGAAGCACCCATGGTATATAAAGATATTCACCAGGTGATTGAAGCCCAGCAAGACCTGGTGGAAGTGCTGGGAAAGTTCACACCCAAAATTGTGCGTATGGCCGACCCGGACAGGCGTAAAGGCAGCCGGGAGGATTAG
- a CDS encoding DUF1624 domain-containing protein: protein MFQATAPTLQERLPDIKISGERVISIDLLRGIIIVIMGLDHVRDLVAVTPFAPEDVTQTTPAWFFTRWITHYCAPIFVFLAGVSAYMYEVKVKDKKELASFLIKRGFWLILIELVVINFTWKFTYDSWHFVQVIWVISLSMFVLAALIWLPIWAIAVFSVVLITSHNLLDGIQNDSLGWALLHVQTFKTVPLIERNLMIIYPLIPWPGVMAAGYIVGKWVMQPYELRKKYFTISGLTLIAMFVVLRFSNVYGDPHPWSVQERGGIYTFLSFLNTTKYPPSLLYLCMTLGPALLILPYLEKMRGKIASFFLTFGKVPFFYYVIHIPFIHLLAIVMHGIWYGEWRTWPFVSVDQWPKDYQPSLLVCYAVWIVVTGILYFCCHWFVQVKRTRKEWWLKYL, encoded by the coding sequence ATGTTTCAGGCTACTGCACCCACCCTTCAGGAGAGATTACCTGATATAAAAATCTCTGGGGAAAGAGTTATTTCCATTGATCTGCTTCGGGGCATTATCATTGTGATTATGGGTTTAGACCATGTCCGTGATTTAGTTGCTGTCACTCCTTTTGCACCCGAAGATGTAACTCAAACCACGCCTGCCTGGTTTTTTACCAGATGGATCACCCATTATTGTGCCCCAATTTTTGTATTCCTGGCAGGCGTAAGTGCATATATGTATGAGGTGAAAGTAAAAGATAAAAAGGAACTCGCTTCTTTCCTGATCAAGCGGGGTTTTTGGTTGATTCTCATTGAATTAGTAGTGATTAACTTTACCTGGAAATTCACCTACGACAGCTGGCATTTTGTGCAGGTAATCTGGGTAATCAGCTTATCAATGTTCGTACTGGCAGCACTCATCTGGTTGCCAATTTGGGCAATAGCTGTATTTTCAGTTGTTCTTATCACTAGTCATAATTTGCTGGATGGAATACAAAATGATTCTCTTGGCTGGGCATTACTGCACGTACAAACCTTTAAAACAGTGCCACTTATTGAAAGAAACCTGATGATTATCTATCCACTGATTCCCTGGCCGGGAGTAATGGCAGCTGGATATATAGTAGGAAAATGGGTTATGCAACCATATGAACTGCGAAAAAAATATTTCACTATCAGCGGACTCACACTTATTGCTATGTTTGTGGTTTTGCGCTTTAGCAATGTATATGGCGATCCTCATCCCTGGAGTGTGCAGGAAAGAGGAGGTATCTATACATTTCTTTCTTTTCTGAATACCACGAAATATCCGCCTTCTTTATTGTACCTGTGTATGACTTTAGGGCCGGCTTTACTTATTTTACCCTATCTGGAAAAAATGCGTGGGAAAATTGCTTCCTTCTTTCTGACCTTTGGCAAAGTGCCTTTCTTCTACTACGTCATTCATATACCATTTATTCACCTACTGGCCATTGTGATGCATGGCATCTGGTATGGCGAGTGGAGAACCTGGCCATTTGTTAGCGTAGATCAATGGCCAAAAGACTATCAGCCTAGCTTGCTGGTCTGTTATGCCGTTTGGATCGTAGTAACCGGAATTCTGTATTTCTGTTGCCACTGGTTTGTACAGGTAAAACGCACACGTAAAGAATGGTGGCTGAAGTACCTGTAA
- a CDS encoding universal stress protein, with protein MKDILLPTDFSDNAKNALEYILPIAQKAGAEITLFNVAHVPPGSTTMRRDIRDILKKDSEQALVQLKDKIDPAYKDVEIHTVSRYGNLIVQINTIARAAANIDLIVMGTQGATGVKELFFGSNTADVIEQVRACPVLAVPNKAKYTGIKKIVFATNYSANNVPALKELLSFTKLFNASIHMLHIRKTDKINPVAEQFKKKIEAELPQSALTFHEIQNEDILDGLDQFIASENIDMMAMVVRKKGFFESYTSRSLVKKAACNTTIPLLTFHDQ; from the coding sequence ATGAAGGACATATTGTTACCTACCGACTTTTCTGATAATGCCAAGAATGCGCTTGAATATATACTCCCCATCGCACAGAAAGCAGGCGCTGAAATCACGCTATTCAATGTAGCACATGTTCCTCCTGGCAGTACCACCATGCGCCGGGATATCCGGGATATTTTGAAAAAGGATTCTGAACAGGCATTGGTGCAATTAAAAGACAAAATAGACCCGGCCTATAAAGATGTAGAAATACATACTGTTTCCAGGTACGGAAATCTGATTGTCCAGATCAATACCATTGCTAGGGCTGCCGCCAATATAGACCTGATTGTGATGGGAACCCAGGGCGCTACCGGCGTGAAAGAACTCTTCTTTGGCAGCAATACTGCTGATGTGATCGAGCAAGTGAGAGCTTGTCCGGTACTGGCTGTACCCAATAAAGCTAAATATACTGGCATCAAAAAAATTGTATTTGCTACTAACTATTCAGCCAATAATGTTCCGGCACTGAAGGAATTACTAAGCTTTACAAAATTATTTAATGCTTCTATTCATATGTTGCATATCCGTAAAACGGATAAGATTAATCCTGTAGCCGAACAGTTCAAGAAGAAGATTGAAGCCGAACTACCACAATCGGCCCTCACCTTTCATGAAATTCAAAATGAAGATATTCTGGATGGGCTCGACCAGTTTATAGCATCAGAAAACATAGATATGATGGCTATGGTGGTGCGCAAAAAGGGGTTCTTCGAATCGTATACCAGCCGGAGCCTGGTTAAAAAAGCCGCCTGTAATACCACCATTCCCCTGTTAACTTTTCACGATCAATAA